A single genomic interval of Pseudorasbora parva isolate DD20220531a chromosome 21, ASM2467924v1, whole genome shotgun sequence harbors:
- the neurl2 gene encoding neuralized-like protein 2 — MVDVFGQFMEFHSVHGTNVKLDPSRTQATRVESFANGVCFSKNPLSPGEIFLVEIEEKELGWCGHLRIGLTAHDPRTLETVPEYSLPDLVELGDSWVFAITRNHNKVIEDGGEVEGGEPPNIGDEAGNKPKTFFTDTHLYVENMGIPRDKLVGRSRPGRYSHILDDLYKTNALPPTARRSRIGVVHVPKGQGHADMHIIINGEDMGASAKRIPTNKPLYAVVDVFAATKCVRIVQVEYGFSSLQTLCRKTIQKHIVHRMALDWLELPELLKHYCKYE; from the exons ATGGTAgatgtttttggtcagtttatGGAATTTCACTCAGTCCACGGGACAAATGTGAAACTGGACCCCTCGAGGACTCAGGCCACCAGAGTAGAAAGCTTTGCAAATGGCGTTTGCTTCAGTAAAAACCCTTTAAGCCCTGGCGAGATCTTCCTTGTGGAGATTGAAGAGAAAGAACTGGGTTGGTGTGGTCATTTAAGGATCGGACTTACTGCCCATGACCCCCGAACACTGGAAACTGTGCCAGAATACTCTCTGCCTGATCTTGTGGAATTGGGAGACAGCTGGGTGTTCGCAATAACAAGAAACCATAATAAAGTCATTGAGGATGGCGGAGAAGTAGAGGGTGGTGAACCGCCAAATATAGGCGATGAGGCAGGAAACAAGCCTAAAACATTTTTCACAGACACTCATCTGTATGTAGAAAACATGGGAATACCCAGAGACAAATTGGTGGGACGCAGTCGACCTGGGAGATACAGTCACATTCTGGATGATCTGTATAAAACCAATGCTTTACCCCCTACTGCCCGCCGTAGTCGGATAGGGGTTGTCCATGTACCCAAGGGACAAGGACATGCCGACATGCACATTATTATCAATGGTGAAGACATGGGAGCCTCTGCCAAGAGGATCCCCACCAATAAGCCGTTGTATGCTGTTGTGGATGTATTTGCAGCTACTAAATGTGTTCGGATTGTCCAGGTGGAATATGGCT TTTCTTCATTGCAGACACTCTGCCGAAAGACAATTCAGAAGCACATCGTTCACAGAATGGCTTTGGACTGGTTGGAACTTCCGGAGTTACTTAAACACTATTGCAAATACGAGTGA
- the msrb1b gene encoding methionine-R-sulfoxide reductase B1b has protein sequence MSFCSFFGKEVYKDHFKPGIYVCSQCGHPLFSSRSKYAHSTPWPAFTETIREDSVTKMMETLTAYKVLCGKCGNGLGHEFLNDGPEEGLSRFUIFSHSLKFVPKDKVDQH, from the exons ATGTCCTTTTGTTCATTTTTCGGGAAGGAGGTTTATAAAGATCATTTCAAACCCG GTATATATGTTTGTTCCCAATGTGGACATCCACTCTTTTCAAGCAGATCCAAATATGCCCATTCCACCCCCTGGCCTGCCTTCACAGAGACCATCCGAGAGGACAGTGTAACCAAAATGATGGAGACACTAACAGCCTACAAG GTTCTGTGTGGCAAGTGTGGTAATGGACTAGGCCATGAGTTTCTGAATGATGGGCCGGAGGAGGGCTTATCACGTTTTTGAATATTCAGTCACTCGCTTAAGTTTGTCCCAAAAG ATAAGGTTGATCAACACTAA